The following are encoded together in the Bos indicus isolate NIAB-ARS_2022 breed Sahiwal x Tharparkar chromosome 29, NIAB-ARS_B.indTharparkar_mat_pri_1.0, whole genome shotgun sequence genome:
- the MRPL49 gene encoding large ribosomal subunit protein mL49 isoform X1 has translation MAAATFWFVLRGWRTGVPPGCGLRRLSQTQGTPDYPRFLESVDEYRFVERLLPPTSIPKPPKHEHYPTPCGWQPPRDPPPNLPYFVRRSRMHNIPVYRDITHGNRQMTVIRKVEGDIWALQKDVEDFLSPLLGKTPITQVNEVTGTLRIKGYFDQQLKAWLLEKGF, from the exons ATGGCGGCGGCTACGTTTTGGTTTGTGCTGCGGGGCTGGAGAACCGGTGTCCCGCCGGGCTGCGGATTACGGCGACTG agCCAGACCCAGGGGACTCCTGATTACCCCCGCTTCCTGGAGTCTGTGGATGAATACCGTTTTGTGGAGCGCCTGTTACCCCCCACCAGCATCCCAAAGCCCCCAAAGCACGAACATTATCCCACTCCTTGTGGTTGGCAGCCCCCTAGAG ACCCCCCACCCAACCTGCCCTACTTCGTGCGGCGCTCTCGGATGCACAACATCCCAGTCTACAGGGACATCACGCATGGAAACCGTCAGATGACTGTGATCCGGAAGGTGGAGGGGGACATTTGG GCCCTGCAAAAGGATGTGGAAGATTTTCTGAGCCCACTGCTGGGGAAGACACCTATCACCCAGGTCAATGAGGTGACCGGTACCCTTCGGATCAAGGGCTACTTTGATCAGCAGCTCAAAGCCTggctcctggagaagggcttcTGA
- the MRPL49 gene encoding large ribosomal subunit protein mL49 isoform X2 — protein sequence MAAATFWFVLRGWRTGVPPGCGLRRLTQGTPDYPRFLESVDEYRFVERLLPPTSIPKPPKHEHYPTPCGWQPPRDPPPNLPYFVRRSRMHNIPVYRDITHGNRQMTVIRKVEGDIWALQKDVEDFLSPLLGKTPITQVNEVTGTLRIKGYFDQQLKAWLLEKGF from the exons ATGGCGGCGGCTACGTTTTGGTTTGTGCTGCGGGGCTGGAGAACCGGTGTCCCGCCGGGCTGCGGATTACGGCGACTG ACCCAGGGGACTCCTGATTACCCCCGCTTCCTGGAGTCTGTGGATGAATACCGTTTTGTGGAGCGCCTGTTACCCCCCACCAGCATCCCAAAGCCCCCAAAGCACGAACATTATCCCACTCCTTGTGGTTGGCAGCCCCCTAGAG ACCCCCCACCCAACCTGCCCTACTTCGTGCGGCGCTCTCGGATGCACAACATCCCAGTCTACAGGGACATCACGCATGGAAACCGTCAGATGACTGTGATCCGGAAGGTGGAGGGGGACATTTGG GCCCTGCAAAAGGATGTGGAAGATTTTCTGAGCCCACTGCTGGGGAAGACACCTATCACCCAGGTCAATGAGGTGACCGGTACCCTTCGGATCAAGGGCTACTTTGATCAGCAGCTCAAAGCCTggctcctggagaagggcttcTGA